Proteins encoded in a region of the Vicia villosa cultivar HV-30 ecotype Madison, WI linkage group LG5, Vvil1.0, whole genome shotgun sequence genome:
- the LOC131606276 gene encoding probable transcription factor PosF21 — MDGSSTKNSKMLRVASKNVSKVDSRKPKFAIEGSKLALADPKRARRILTKRKIFKRLREKEFNRYIFNQEKRVAILQKKADHISAFNTKCIRNVLKLAAEVNELRLKMQTAMEVNCSQEVILNAMKEEKQRLIEDILRLRLLNELGPEYNDETMQTYLLAQQFQHDDEKGEEDGDDVMEDDGEDEDEVMEDDEEDEDE; from the exons ATGGATGGATCATCAACCAAAAATTCCAAAATGTTGAGAGTTGCTTCAAAAAATGTCTCCAAAGTTGATTCGAGAAAACCAAAGTTTGCTATAGAGGGCTCAAAGCTTGCTTTAGCCGACCCCAAACGTGCTAGAAG gatattgacaaaaagaaaAATCTTTAAAAGACTAAGAGAAAAGGAGTTTAATCGTTACATTTTCAATCAAGAGAAGAGGGTAGCAATATTGCAAAAAAAAGCAGACCACATATCTGCATTCAATACTAAGTGTATC AGAAATGTTCTAAAACTCGCTGCTGAAGTCAATGAATTAAGACTGAAGATGCAAACTGCGATGGAGGTTAACTGCTCGCAAGAGG TAATCCTTAATGCTatgaaagaggaaaaacaacGTTTGATAGAAGACATTTTGCGTTTGCGACTTTTAAATGAGTTGGGGCCAGAATACAATGATGAGACCATGCAGACTTATTTACTTGCACAACAATTTCAACATGATGATGAGAAAGGGGAAGAAGACGGGGATGATGTAATGGAAGATGACGGGGAAGATGAGGATGAGGTAATGGAAGATGACGAGGAGGATGAAGACGAATAG
- the LOC131601335 gene encoding AUGMIN subunit 7 has product MGAKQMEEIQKKLGTLNYPRSNASAQSLLFAGMERYALLEWLFFRLLGDKSPFSQQNLHGDALDRDEETARIQYLAEIAKFLGITTTVDTEAIQGHGSYEDRTEMLRLIVDLVEATIYADNPEWSVDEQVAKDIHLIDSIAERQAHIFSEECKLFPADVQIQSIYPLPEVSELESKLTEQSKILLNLQQKVDDLASKHAYNPDEEYTEVESELRAHLESFLETARSFNMIYTKEIRPWTHMMEVPQLHGFGPAANRLLEAYKMLLKFLGNLQNLRDSHAALAFGSSETSGGPSSVSAIISECESEMTVINRDLGILSASIAREQAEKMSI; this is encoded by the exons ATGGGCGCGAAGCAAATGGAAGAGATTCAGAAGAAATTGGGAACGCTGAATTATCCAAGATCAAATGCATCTGCACAGTCCCTTCTATTTGCTGGCATGGAGCGCTACGCTCTTCTCGAATGGCTCTTCTTTCG ACTATTAGGTGATAAGTCACCCTTCTCTCAACAAAACTTACACGGCGATGCTCTTGATCGTGACGAGGAGACAGCTCGAATTCAAT ATTTGGCAGAAATTGCTAAGTTTCTGGGCATTACAACAACTGTAGATACAGAAGCCATTCAA GGACATGGAAGCTATGAGGACCGCACTGAAATGCTTCGTCTAATTGTAGATCTAGTGGAGGCAACCATATATGCTGATAATCCAGAATGGAG TGTTGATGAGCAGGTAGCCAAAGACATCCACTTGATAGATTCCATTGCCGAAAGACAGGCTCATATATTTTCCGAAGAATGTAAATTATTTCCTGCAGATGTTCAGATTCAGTCTATATATCCATT GCCAGAAGTTTCGGAGCTGGAGTCAAAGCTTACTGAACaatcaaaaatattattgaatCTTCAACAAAAAGTTGATGACTTGGCATCCAAG CATGCTTACAATCCGGATGAGGAGTATACTGAGGTGGAATCTGAACTGCGAGCGCATTTAGAATCTTTCCTAGAAACTGCTAGATCATTCAACATGATTTACACCAAG GAAATTCGTCCATGGACACATATGATGGAGGTTCCACAACTTCACGGGTTTGGACCAGCTGCCAATCGATTATTGGAGGCGTACAAAATGCTTTTAAAG TTTTTAGGGAACCTGCAAAATCTTAGAGACTCACATGCTGCACTTGCTTTCGGATCTTCTGAAACATCAGGAGGGCCTTCTTCTGTCTCAGCAATAATCTCTGAATGTGAATCCGAAATGACAGTTATAAATCGAGATCTTGGAATTCTTTCCGCCTCCATTGCTCGTGAACAGGCAGAAAAGATGAGTATTTGA